CCTGCAACATTGATCGCAACCCATTGCATGGATACAATCGGATGCCTATTCTCCAGCGGGTTCCATGAGCCAATCCCCCGAAGCGCGCGGCACCGGCCGCGTCACGATTCGCGAAGTCGCCGCGGCGGCATCCGTCAATGCGTCGACGGTGTCGCGCGTGCTCAATCCGGCCACGCGCCACCTGATCGGCGACGAAGTCGTGCGTCGTGTGCTCGCCGCGGCCAAGTCGCTCGGCTATCGGCAGAACCGGCTTGCCTCCGCGCTGCGCGGCGGGCAATCGAAGGTGATCGGCGTTTGCCTGCCCGACATCTCGAACCCGGTGTTCCCGCCGATGGTCTGCGGCATCGAGGAGGAACTCGCGGCCGAAGGCTATGGCGTGCTGATCGCGAACATCGTCGGCAAGCCGAAGAACCAGGAACGGATGCTCGAGCAGATGCTCGAGCGCCAGGTGGACGGCCTGATCCTCGCGACAGCCGCGCGGCACGATCCGCTCGTGCGGCGCTGCATCCTCGACGGCGTGCCGGTGGTGCTCGTCAATCGCGGCGAGGACGGCGGCCACGTGCCGGAAGTCGTCAACGACGATTTCCTGTCGATGCGGCTCGCGGTCGAGCATCTGGTCGGGCTCGGGCACAAGCACATCGCGCACCTGTCCGGGCCGGAGCGGCTCGCGACCGGTCTGTCGCGGCTGCAGGGCTTCCAGATCGCCACCCAGCAGCACGATCTCGCGGCCAACGTCGTCGTGGAAGCAGCCGAGTTCACGCGCGAAGCCGGGCGCCTCGCCTGCGCGCAGTTGCTCGACACGCATCGCAGCGTGACCGCCATCATCGCGGCAAACGATCTGATCGCGCTCGGCTGCTACGACGTGTTTGCCGAGCGGCGGATCGTGTGCCCGAAGGACATCTCGCTGATCGGGCACAACGACATGCCGCTGCTCGACATGCTGAATCCGTCGCTGACCACGCTGCGCATCCAGCATCGCGAGATGGGCCGGCAGGCCGCGCGCCTGCTGCTCGGCATGATCACGACACCGGGCAAGGCGCCGATGCGCATCACGCTGCCGCCGGAACTGATTGTGCGTGGGTCGACCTGTGCACCGCGGGCGGCAGGCAGCCGGGCGCGCGCGACCTGACGCGTCGCGCCGATCGGCCTACCACCGAAACGGTCGCCGCCGTCACGGCGTGCGAGTGCGAATCAGGTGAGACAAATATAAGGTTGCGGGCGGCCGGAAACCTGACCGGAATGGCCTGCGGTTTGCCGGATCGTCCGATCTTCGCGGCAGCCCGGCCGATTGCGTTCACGGCGAGCTGCCGCGGGCGGTGTTGTGCCGCCCGGCCCGCGTTCGCAGCTAGTCGCGCGCAGGACGCGCGAACGGCATCGCGAGCAGGATCCTGGCGCGGCGGTCCGACCGGTTATGCAGCGCACGCCGCTCGCCCGGCGCGAGACGGCACGAATCGAACGCCTGCAATTCGACTTCGACGCCGTCCGCGTCGACGCACACCCGGCCTTCCAGCACGACGTAATGCTTCTCGACATCCGACCCGTCCATCGTCGTGTGCCCGCCCGGTTCGATCGTCGACACGCCGAGCCACAGCGATTCCGCCGGGCCCGCCTCGCGTCCTTGCAGGCGAACGCATTGCATCCCGAAGTGATTCGGCGGGAAGTAGTCGGGCGCGTCGCGAAAGCGCGTGACGTTCATGGCTTGAGCAGCACCCGGTTCGCGGTGCCGCCGAATACCGCCCGATACGCGTGTGCCGCATCCGCAAGATCGAACACGGAACCGGCATCGATCGGGAACGGCCGCAACGAACCCTGCTCGAACGACGGCAGCAACGCGTCGAGGATGTCGGCGCAGTGTCGCGTATCGAGCGCGAGCGTATCGATGCCGACGTAGGTGTGCTGTCCGCGATAGAACGCGAAGATGTCGAACGGCACCGCACGCTCGATCGTCGAGATCAGGATTTGCGTGCCACGCACGGCCATCGCGCGATTCGCACGCTCGAAGTACGGACTCCCGACCGTGTTGTAGACGATGTTCGCGCCGCGGCCGGCCGTCATCTCGAGCACGAGCTCGTCGAACGGTTCCGCGGACGCATTGATCATCGTGACATCACCGTTTGCGTGCCCGATGTACGACGGATCGTCGCGCACGACACCGATCACCTCCGCCCCCGCCATGGTCGCCAGCTGGACGGCCGCCTGCCCGACCTTGCCGTTGGCGCCCAGAACGAGCACGACGTCGCCGCGTCGCACGCCGCCGGCACGGTGCAAGCCCTCGAAAGCGGTGACGAACGGTACGCCGATCGAGCCTGCCTCGTCCATCGTCAGGTTTGCCGGTTTCTCGCGCACGCTGTGCGTCGGCACGACGAGATGGCTGGCGTGGGTGCCGTCGCGACGGATGCCGAGCTCGCCGCTGCTGCCCCAGACTTCCTTGCCGATCAGGCCCGGCGGGCCGTCGATCACGCGCCCCGCGTAGTCTCGCCCCGGCGTGCGCGGCCACACCGCGTGCGGCATGAAACCGAGCACGGCCTTCACGTCGCTCGGGTTGACGCCCGCGCTCTCGATTTCGACCAGGCAGTCGGTCGTATCGATCGTCGGGACAGGTTGCGTGTCGATGCTCAGTGCGAGCGCGCTGATATCAGCGCTTTTCTGCTGGACGCGAATGCATTTCATGCTCGATGGTTTCCTGGAAAATGTCGATTCGGACGCATGGCGCGGTGACCGTCGGCCCGTCGCGCATCCATGCGCCGCTCTTGAATACCGTGTGTCGCGTTGCACTCAGCGCGCGAGACCAAGGCATTCGCGCGCGTCGCGGCTCGTCGCGATCTCGCCGCCGAGCAGCGTGACGATCTCGCGTGCCCGCGCGACGAGCGCCGCGTTGCTTTCGGCGAGCACGCCTTTCTCGATATAGATGTTGTCCTCGAGACCGACACGCACGTGTCCGCCCGCGAGCCACGCCTGCGCGACGATCGGAAACTCGAAACGCCCGATCCCGAACGCGGACCATATCGCGCCCGGCGGCAACAGCCCGCGCGCATAGAGCAGGGTTTCCGGCGACGCCGTGAATCCATACTTGACGCCGCTGACGAAGGTCCAGAGCCCGGGGCCGTCGAGCACGCCGCTCGCAATGAGGTCCCGCGCCAGGTGGATATCGCCGGAGTCGAAAATCTCGAGCTCAGGCTTCACGCCGGCCCGGCGGATTACTTCGGCCATCCGCGTAACGTTCTTCGGCGTGTTGATCACCACATCGCCCCCCGAATTCATCGTGTTCAGGTCGAGGCTGCAGATGTCGGGCCTGAGCGCGAGTATGTGTTCCACGCGCTTTTCGGGCGGCAGGAGCGTAGTGCCCGGCGCGGCCACCTTGGGATCGTCGTCGCTCGGAATGAAACGCCCGCCCGGGCCGGTCGTCAGGTTGATGATCAGTTCGCGATCGACCGCGCGAATCCGGGCCATGACGTCGCGATAGAGATCGACGTCCATCGAGGGTCTGCCCGTGGCCGGATCGCGGACATGGATATGCACGACGGCGGCGCCGGCCTGCGCGGCTTCGAGCGAAGCATTCGCGATCTGCTCGGGCGTGACCGGCAGGCCCGGATGCTGGTCGGGTCGCGTGATGTTGCCCGTAACGGCGCAGGTAATGATGGTCTTGCGAGCATGCATCGAAAGGTCTCCAGGCAATCAGTTCAGCCGGCGGCCACCGTCGACGACGATCGTTGCGCCGGTCGTGAACGTCAACGTCGTCGCGCAGGCGACGATGGCGGTCGCGACATCGTCCGGTGCGCCGATCCGGCGAAGCGGTGTCGTCGCGGCGGCCTTTTCGTTGAAATCGTCGCCGCGCCCGGGAACGAACTGCGTATCCACGACGCCGGGCGATACATTCACCACCCGAATGCGCGGCGCAAGCGCGCGGCCGAGCGACAGCGCCATCACGTCGATGCCCGCCTTGGCCGCGCAATAGGCGACGTTGCTGCCGTTGCCGGTCGTGCCCGCGATCGACGATACGTTGACGACGAGCCCGTCGCCGGATTCGTCGAGCAGCGCGCGAAAGGCGCGGATCGCCGCGAACTGGCCGCGCCAGTTGACTTGCATGATCTCGTCGATCAGATCGTCCGTCAGTGCGTCGAGATCCGCGTGACGAACCGGCTTCGTGAAGCCGGCGGCGTTCACCAGGATGTCCGCACGCCCGTAACGCGCGCGCACCTCGTCGGCCAGTGCGGCGAGCGTCGCGCTCTCGGTGATCGTCGCGACCGCGGCGGAATGCCCGTCGCCGGGCAGCGTGTCGGCGAGGCGCTGCGCCGCATCGAGGTCGCTTCGCCCGACCACGACCACGCGCGCGCCCGCTTCGGCGAAACGCGCCGCGGTCGTGACACCTATCCCGCCCGTACCGCCGAGAACGACAGCGACTTTATCCTTCAGATTGCGTGACACGACTCTCTCCTGTTCAGTCGATCGGCGGCGTCGGGTACGTCGGCGTACCGTCGGCCATGACGAATTCGAAATCGAGCGTGTAGTACACCTCGTTCGTTTCAGCGTGTGGCCCCGTCCGCGGGTCATGACGCTCGAAATTGCCGACGAGGCGACGATTCACGCCAAATACGACGTCCGAGTCGAGATGCTCGGAATCGTCGGCAAACACCTGCGATACCAACGTCGCATAGCCTTCGGCGACGATCACGAAATGGATGTGCGCGGGCCGGTACGGATGACGGTTCTGCGCATCGAGCAGCGCGCCGACCGGGCCGTCGACGGGCACCGGGTATCCGGCCGGGCGCACGGTGCGGAAGTTGAACCACCCTTGCGCGTCGGTATGAAAGCGACCGCGCAGGTTGCGCTCGGGCTGGCTCGGATCCTGGTTCTCGTAAAGACCGACCGGCGATGCCTGCCAGACGTCGACTGTCGCGTTCGCGACCGGCCGGCCCGACACGTCGAGCACACGGCCGCGCATGAACAGCGGCGAGCCAGGCGACCCCGCGCTTGCGATCGACTGGCCTTGCTCGTAGACCGGCGAACCGCCACGGTAGAACGGCCCGAGCAATGCGCCCGGCGTACGCTCCGTCGAGTCGGAATTGTTCAGCAATGCGACGAGCGTTGAAAAACCGAGCACGTCGGCCAGGAGCACCACCTCGTTGTGTCGTTCGTTGCACGCATGCCCGGCGGCACGGATGAAGGAGAGACCGCGCTCGAACTCCTCGTCGGTCAGCTTCACCTGCTTCAGGAACGCGTGCCCATGATCGACCAGCGCATCGACGATCTCCTTCAACCGGGCGTCCCGGGTTCCCGCCATCGCCGCCTTGACGATCGCGGTAACAGACGCGGGATCGTCGGTAATCGCACTTGCAACTGTCTCTTCCGTCATGACTTTCTCCATGCAATCGTTTGCATAACTTGATGCAATAGTACTCGCCGATCTGCACCAGCGGATAGAGTGTTAACCCTGAATCAAGCGAATTATGAGGAGGAGATGGGTATCATCATGAACGCAATCGTTTGCATGAATATGGCTCGGAGCGCCTGGTGCTGTCGACGATTGCATGAGGCCAGCGTGCCCGGGCGTGCGGCGGGGCACCGTGATTCGCCCCGCGCCGGCGCAGCGGCGCGGGTCCCGGCGCCGGATCGTTATTGCCCGGGAGCGGGCGAGTCGCCGGTGCTTTTCTGGACTGCCGCCTTGTGCTCCGCCCTTTGGAGGCTCTGAGGATAATGATCGTCCTTGCTCACACGATAGCCATTCTTCTCGAGCGCGCTCAGCTCCTGGTTCCGCTTCTGCCGAGCGGCTTTGCGTTGCGCCTTGCGTTGCGCTTTCAACTCCTGCTTCGACGTCGGGGTGTCGGGGGCGGCCGATGTTCCGCCCGCATCCTGTGCGTTCGCGACCGGTGCACCCAGCAGCACGACTCCCGTCAGGACTGCGAGCGCGAGCGGCGCCAGCCTGGACTTTTTCATGTGATTCTCCTTTTTTCGTCGATGATCGAATGACAAGGTTCTACGTGCCGGCGCCGGTTCGACTGATATCGATCGTGCTTCGTCCGAGTCACGCCTCAACACGTTACACGACGGCAACGGGATTTTTATTAAGACACCTGAATTGTCCTGATCGGTGAAGCAAACGAGAGCAGACATCCGATCGGCCGAGGGGCGCGGCATGTCCTGCTGCGGCGATCGGACTGAATTTCGCGTGAAACACCATGAGCCACGAAAGCCTGTCGGGCATTCGCCCGTCTTTGCACCGAGGAAAACAACAATGAAGCTGTCATTCGAAGCCTTCGAGGCACTGGATGCGATCGACCGGACCAGCACGTTCTCCGAGGCGGCCGCGATGTTGCATCGCGTTCCGTCGACGCTCAGCTATCTCGTGCAAAAAATCGAAAGCGACCTGGGGGTCACCCTGTTCGATCGTAGTGGCCGCCGCGCAAAGCTGACTCGCGCGGGGCGAGTCGTCATCGAGGAAGGCCGCCGGTTGCTCGTTGCGGCCGAGCAACTCGAGCGGAAAGCGCAACGGATCCAGGATGGCTGGGAGACCGAACTGCGCATATGCGTCGACGAGATTGTTCCGCTGGCACGCTTCTGGCCCTATGTGCGCGAATTCGACGCGCTCGATCTGGACACGCGCTTGCACCTGTCGACCGATGTGCTTGGCGGCACCTGGGATGCACTCGTGTCGCGACGCGCGGATTTCGTGGTCGGCGCAACGGGGGAGCCGCCCGCGCTGACGGACATCGTCGCGCGCCCGATCGGCACGCTGCGTTATGTTTTCGCGGTCGCGCCGCATCACCCTCTTGCGACGATGCCGGAACCGCTCACGCTGGAAGCCGTGACTCGATACCGTTGCGCGGTGGTCAGCGGCCCTTCGCGCGAATCGCTCCTGCGTTCGTCGGCGTTCCAGCCGTCTCAACCGTATCTCGCGGTACCGACCCTCGAGGCCAAGCTGGCGGTGCAATGCGAAGGGCTTGCTGTCGGCACGCTTCCTGCAAGCATTGCCGCCCGCGCAATCGAAGAAGGCCGACTCGTCACACGCCGCGTAACCGGAATGCGCGAAACGGCCGAGTGCTACCTCGCATGGCGCGACGACGAAGCCGGCCGCGCGCTGCAATGGTGGCGAGACAAGTTCGACCACCCGGATCTGCTCGAGCGATTCATCGCGCGGCGGTGAACGCGAGCAGCCAGGTTCGCGCGGTTTTCGGAATGTGTTTCCCGTCGAGTCATTTTTATTCCTGGATGAATCGAACATTTCGAATCACCCATTCGATTTTTTCGAAATGACGTTTATAAATACGAAATAACGACTTTAAGCAATAATGTTTTACCAGCACGGGAGCGCGGCCTCGGCTACACTGTTCTTACCGGCAGCTGACAAGCAGGTTGTCAGCGCCGCGCTTAATCCGTATCCGAGGTAAATCATTATGGAATCCTTTCTTAAAGCTGTTGCGATCGGCGCGATGCTCGCCGTCCCGGTCGTATCGTTCGCGCAATCCGAACAGTCGACGATGACCCGTGCAGAAGTCCGGAACGAACTCGTTCAACTCGAAAAGGCCGGCTACAAGCCATCCATGGCCAGAAATACGCATTACCCGGAAAACCTGCAGGCTGCCCAGGCACGCGTGGCAGCCATGAACGGCCAGAACACGGGCGCCGGCCGGCAATGAGCGGGGCGTCGCAGTCGGGCGGGGCCACCCCGCCGGCCGCGCCATAGTCAGACGTTCGGGCCGCCAGTTCGCCGCGCGGCCGCTGGCAGGTTCGCAGCCGGCGTCATCGTCAACGGCCTGCGTCCCGAATGCGAACCACCCTTCGCACAATCCCCCGTACACACATCGATCGCACATCGCGGGCTGTACACCGACCGTGACGGAAAACGGCCACGCGACCCTGTCAGCGGCACTCGACAAGGTGTACTCGCACCGCGTCGTTCGATCTTCGGCATGAAATGTCGTCAAGCAACGCTGCGCTTGCGGGCCCCAACCTTCCCGGCGACTGACTCCAGCGCGGGTTCGAACCGCCCCGGCACGGCGCGCATGCCGATCGCGACGGCGGCGGGTTCGACGCGATTCCCACGTTCTTCGGCGACGACGCGTCACTTCCACGAGTGCGGCCGGGTCAGGCGTCCGCGCGAGCCAGCCGTTCACAGCCATCCCTAAAAACCGCAAAATCTGCAAACGCGCCGACCCTACATTGCTCCCCAGGAGCCCGCAATTGAAACCCCGAACCCGTACCCAATACGCGCTGCGCATGGAGCCTGTCCTGCGCTGGCTGGCAAGTCACCCCGAGGCCGACCCGGATCTGTACCAGCTGGCCGACCTCGCGTGCCTGTCGCCGTATCACTTTCACCGCGTCTACCGCGCGCTGATGGGTGAAACGGTGAACGCCACCGTGCAGCGCCTGCGCATGCACCGCGCGGCAGTCGCGTTGGGCGGGACCGGGGCGCCATTGCGTGATGTTGCGCAGCGTGCCGGCTATGCGTCGGACGCTGCCTTCACCCGCGCGTTCGGCGCGACCTTCGGCCTGTCGCCGGGGCGCTACCGCGCGGCCCGCTCCCGTCCGTTCAATCCCAAGGAGCTCGGCATGTATCCCGTCACCATCGAAACCTTCCCCGGCGCCGTCCTGGCCGCGTTGCCGCATCGCGGCAGTTATCAGGAAATCGGCCCGGTCTTCACCCGTGCGTTCATGCTGGCCGCCGCCCGCGGCCTGGCGCGTCCCGAAGCGATCGGCTTCGGCGTGTATTTCGACGATCCCGAACAGGTGCCGTCCGACCGGTTGCGCTCGATGGCGGGCATGTCCGTCGCGTCCGACGCCGACCTCGGCGACGAACTCGAGCGCTTCGAGATTCCGGCCGGCCGCTGCGCGATCCTGACTTACACCGGGCCGTACAACGAAATGGACCAGCCGTATAACTGGATGTTCTCCGAGTGGCTGCCCGCCAGCGGCATGGTGCCGGCCGATTTCCCGATGTTCGAGCAATACCTGAACGACCCGCGCACTACACCGCCCGCTCGCTTGCAAACGCGCATCTGCATGCCGCTGAAGTAAGCGCCGCGCGGCTCCGGCCGATACTGCCGGGGCCTGCCGGACGGGCACGCCCGCCGTGGCCTGTCCGCCCGGCAGGCCTAGCCGAGCCAGCGCGCGTCGGGCCAGTGGCCCTGTTCGAAGGTGCCCTTTACGCAGTCGAGCAGCACGGCGACCACACAGCGCACCGGCGCGGTCGCTTGCCGGCTGCTGGGCGCGGCCAGCACGATCGTGCGCCGCAGCCCGGGCGGCGCGAGCGGCGCCGCGCTCAGCGAGCGCTGCTCGATCTCCTGCGTGACGGCGACCGCCGGCAGAATCGTCCACCCGTGACCTTGCGCGACCAGTTCCTTCTGTACGCTCAGTGCATTGGTTTCGGCCACTACCCGCAACGTCACGTCGGCCTCGGCCGCCGCGTGCTCGATCGCCGCGCGCAGGCCCTGCGGCGCGGACGGCAGGATGAACGGCTCGCTCGCCACGCGCGACAGCGCGACCGGCCGCTTGCGCGACAGCCCCACGGACGGCGCGGCCACGGCCCACAGGCTTTCCTCGATCAGCGCCTTGACGTGCAGCGCGGGCGTTTCCTTCTGCCCGTACAACAGCGCGGCATCCACGTCGCCGGCTTCGAGCCAGTCCTGCAGGTGCCCGGCATAGCCGATAGTGAGCCGCAGGCAAATGTGCGGGTAACGCCGCGCGACCTCGCCGGCCAGCCGCGTGGCCAGCAGGTCCGACGTGCTGGCCAGCAGCCCGATGCTCACGATGCCGGCGACGGGCCCGTCGGTCGGCTGGATCTCGGCCTTGGCCCGTGCCACCTCGTTGAGGATGCGCCGCGCGTACTCGAGCATCGTCTTGCCCGACGGCGTGAGCTGCATCCCGTGGCGGCTGCGGTCGAACAGCTCCGTGCCCATGTCCTCTTCGAGCAGGCGCAACTGGCGCGACACCGCGGGCTGCACGAGATTCAGCAGGTTCGACGCACGCGTGACATTGCCGGTTTCCGCCACGGTGACGAACGCGCGCAGTTGCTTCAGATCCATCGCAGGGTCCTCGATACCGAAAACTGATCCATCGATCAAAAAATTCTATTTTTTAACGGATCCATCAAAACTTATTATGGACCGGGACGATGCCAGTGACGAGACAGGATTGATGAGCGCTTCCATTTTTTCCGCCCCCGACCAGTACCAGGCAATCCGCGATGCGGTGCGCGACCTGTGCAGCCAGTTCCCGGCCGAGTACCACCGCAAGATCGACGAAGCGCGCGGGTATCCCGAGGCGTTCGTCAACGCCTTGACGCAGGCCGGCTGGCTGGCCGCGCTGATTCCGCAGGAATACGGCGGCCCGGGCCTGTCGATGGCCGAGGCGTCGGTCATCATGGAAGAGATCAACCGCTCCGGCGGCAACTCGGGCGCATGCCACGGCCAGATGTACGTGATGAACACGATCGTGTTCAGCGGGACGGAAGCGCAGAAGCAGCACTATCTGCCGCGCATCGCGTCGGGCGAACTGCGCGTGCAGTCGATGGGCGTGACCGAGCCGACCACCGGCAGCGATACGACCAGGCTCCAGACCACGGCCGTGAAGAAAGACGGCCGTTGGGTCGTCAACGGCCAGAAGGTGTGGATTTCGCGCGTCCAGCACAGCGACCTGCTGATCCTGCTCGCGCGCACCACGCCGTTGGACCAGGTGCAGAAGAAGAGCGACGGCCTGTCGTGTTTCATCGTCGAGCTGGACAAGGCGATTGGCAACGGCCTCACCGTGCGGCCGATCCTCAATATGGTCAATCACGAGACCAACGAGCTGTTCTTCGACAATCTCGAACTGCCGGAGGACGCGCTGCTGGGCACCGAGGGCAAGGGGCTGAAGGTGATCTTCGACGGCCTGAACGCCGAGCGCACGCTGATCGCGGCCGAGTGCATCGGCGACGGTTACTGGTTCCTGGAGAAGGCGCGCGATTACGCGGTCGAGCGCAAGGTGTTCGGCCGCCCGATCGGGCAGAACCAGGGCATCCAGTTTCCGCTGGCCGAATCGTTCATCGAGCTGGAGGCCGCGAACCTGATGCGCTGGCGCGCGTGCGAGAAGATCGACGCGCGCCAGAACGCGGGGGTCGAGGCGAACATGGCCAAGTACCTGGCCGCGAAGGCGAGCTGGGAAGCCGCCAACGCTTGCCTGCAGACGCACGGCGGCTTCGGCTTCGCCTGCGAATACGACGTGGAGCGCAAGTTCCGCGAAACGCGCCTGTACCAGGTCGCACCGATCTCCACGAACATGATTCTCGGGCATGTGGCCGAGCACGTGCTGGAGCTTCCCCGTTCCTACTGACCATGCAAGCTCGAAAAGGCCCCCTGAGCGGGATGACCGTCGTCACGCTCGAACACGCGATCGCCGCGCCCTTCTGCACCCGCCAGCTCGCCGACCTCGGCGCGCGCGTGATCAAGGTGGAGCGCCCGGGCGTCGGCGATTTCGCGCGCGCCTACGATCACCGTACGCGCGGACTCGCGTCGCACTTCGTCTGGACCAACCGCTCGAAGGAAAGCCTCACGCTGGACCTGAAGCAGCCCGCCGCGCAGGACGTGCTCGGCGAGCTCATTGCCCAGGCCGACGTGCTGGTGCAGAACCTCGCACCGGGCGCGGCCGCGCGCATGGGGCTGTCGTTCGATGCGCTGCACGCGAAATATCCGCGCCTCATCGTGTGCGACATCTCCGGCTACGGCGGCGACGGCCCCTATCGCGACAAGAAGGCCTACGACCTGCTGATCCAGAGCGAGGCCGCGTTCCTGTCGATCACCGGCACCCCCGACGAGCCGAGCAAGGCCGGCAACTCGATCGCGGATATCGCGGCCGGCATGTATGCGTACACCGGCATTCTCAGTGCGCTCCTGCAGCGCGGCGTCACGGCCGAAGGCTCGCACGTGGAAATCTCGATGCTCGAGGCGCTGGCCGAGTGGATGGGCTTCCCGATGTACTACGCGTACAACGGCCAGCAGCAGCCGGGCCGCAACGGCGCGGCGCACGCGACGATCTATCCGTACGGCCCGTTCACGGCGGGCGATGGCCGCGTCGTGATGCTGGGCCTGCAGAACGAGCG
This genomic interval from Burkholderia cepacia contains the following:
- a CDS encoding dioxygenase gives rise to the protein MTEETVASAITDDPASVTAIVKAAMAGTRDARLKEIVDALVDHGHAFLKQVKLTDEEFERGLSFIRAAGHACNERHNEVVLLADVLGFSTLVALLNNSDSTERTPGALLGPFYRGGSPVYEQGQSIASAGSPGSPLFMRGRVLDVSGRPVANATVDVWQASPVGLYENQDPSQPERNLRGRFHTDAQGWFNFRTVRPAGYPVPVDGPVGALLDAQNRHPYRPAHIHFVIVAEGYATLVSQVFADDSEHLDSDVVFGVNRRLVGNFERHDPRTGPHAETNEVYYTLDFEFVMADGTPTYPTPPID
- a CDS encoding LacI family DNA-binding transcriptional regulator, with the protein product MSQSPEARGTGRVTIREVAAAASVNASTVSRVLNPATRHLIGDEVVRRVLAAAKSLGYRQNRLASALRGGQSKVIGVCLPDISNPVFPPMVCGIEEELAAEGYGVLIANIVGKPKNQERMLEQMLERQVDGLILATAARHDPLVRRCILDGVPVVLVNRGEDGGHVPEVVNDDFLSMRLAVEHLVGLGHKHIAHLSGPERLATGLSRLQGFQIATQQHDLAANVVVEAAEFTREAGRLACAQLLDTHRSVTAIIAANDLIALGCYDVFAERRIVCPKDISLIGHNDMPLLDMLNPSLTTLRIQHREMGRQAARLLLGMITTPGKAPMRITLPPELIVRGSTCAPRAAGSRARAT
- a CDS encoding AraC family transcriptional regulator yields the protein MKPRTRTQYALRMEPVLRWLASHPEADPDLYQLADLACLSPYHFHRVYRALMGETVNATVQRLRMHRAAVALGGTGAPLRDVAQRAGYASDAAFTRAFGATFGLSPGRYRAARSRPFNPKELGMYPVTIETFPGAVLAALPHRGSYQEIGPVFTRAFMLAAARGLARPEAIGFGVYFDDPEQVPSDRLRSMAGMSVASDADLGDELERFEIPAGRCAILTYTGPYNEMDQPYNWMFSEWLPASGMVPADFPMFEQYLNDPRTTPPARLQTRICMPLK
- a CDS encoding acyl-CoA dehydrogenase family protein, whose product is MSASIFSAPDQYQAIRDAVRDLCSQFPAEYHRKIDEARGYPEAFVNALTQAGWLAALIPQEYGGPGLSMAEASVIMEEINRSGGNSGACHGQMYVMNTIVFSGTEAQKQHYLPRIASGELRVQSMGVTEPTTGSDTTRLQTTAVKKDGRWVVNGQKVWISRVQHSDLLILLARTTPLDQVQKKSDGLSCFIVELDKAIGNGLTVRPILNMVNHETNELFFDNLELPEDALLGTEGKGLKVIFDGLNAERTLIAAECIGDGYWFLEKARDYAVERKVFGRPIGQNQGIQFPLAESFIELEAANLMRWRACEKIDARQNAGVEANMAKYLAAKASWEAANACLQTHGGFGFACEYDVERKFRETRLYQVAPISTNMILGHVAEHVLELPRSY
- a CDS encoding cupin domain-containing protein translates to MNVTRFRDAPDYFPPNHFGMQCVRLQGREAGPAESLWLGVSTIEPGGHTTMDGSDVEKHYVVLEGRVCVDADGVEVELQAFDSCRLAPGERRALHNRSDRRARILLAMPFARPARD
- a CDS encoding 3-keto-5-aminohexanoate cleavage protein translates to MHARKTIITCAVTGNITRPDQHPGLPVTPEQIANASLEAAQAGAAVVHIHVRDPATGRPSMDVDLYRDVMARIRAVDRELIINLTTGPGGRFIPSDDDPKVAAPGTTLLPPEKRVEHILALRPDICSLDLNTMNSGGDVVINTPKNVTRMAEVIRRAGVKPELEIFDSGDIHLARDLIASGVLDGPGLWTFVSGVKYGFTASPETLLYARGLLPPGAIWSAFGIGRFEFPIVAQAWLAGGHVRVGLEDNIYIEKGVLAESNAALVARAREIVTLLGGEIATSRDARECLGLAR
- a CDS encoding DUF4148 domain-containing protein, which translates into the protein MKKSRLAPLALAVLTGVVLLGAPVANAQDAGGTSAAPDTPTSKQELKAQRKAQRKAARQKRNQELSALEKNGYRVSKDDHYPQSLQRAEHKAAVQKSTGDSPAPGQ
- a CDS encoding LysR family transcriptional regulator encodes the protein MKLSFEAFEALDAIDRTSTFSEAAAMLHRVPSTLSYLVQKIESDLGVTLFDRSGRRAKLTRAGRVVIEEGRRLLVAAEQLERKAQRIQDGWETELRICVDEIVPLARFWPYVREFDALDLDTRLHLSTDVLGGTWDALVSRRADFVVGATGEPPALTDIVARPIGTLRYVFAVAPHHPLATMPEPLTLEAVTRYRCAVVSGPSRESLLRSSAFQPSQPYLAVPTLEAKLAVQCEGLAVGTLPASIAARAIEEGRLVTRRVTGMRETAECYLAWRDDEAGRALQWWRDKFDHPDLLERFIARR
- a CDS encoding quinone oxidoreductase family protein, yielding MKCIRVQQKSADISALALSIDTQPVPTIDTTDCLVEIESAGVNPSDVKAVLGFMPHAVWPRTPGRDYAGRVIDGPPGLIGKEVWGSSGELGIRRDGTHASHLVVPTHSVREKPANLTMDEAGSIGVPFVTAFEGLHRAGGVRRGDVVLVLGANGKVGQAAVQLATMAGAEVIGVVRDDPSYIGHANGDVTMINASAEPFDELVLEMTAGRGANIVYNTVGSPYFERANRAMAVRGTQILISTIERAVPFDIFAFYRGQHTYVGIDTLALDTRHCADILDALLPSFEQGSLRPFPIDAGSVFDLADAAHAYRAVFGGTANRVLLKP
- a CDS encoding LysR family transcriptional regulator; this translates as MDLKQLRAFVTVAETGNVTRASNLLNLVQPAVSRQLRLLEEDMGTELFDRSRHGMQLTPSGKTMLEYARRILNEVARAKAEIQPTDGPVAGIVSIGLLASTSDLLATRLAGEVARRYPHICLRLTIGYAGHLQDWLEAGDVDAALLYGQKETPALHVKALIEESLWAVAAPSVGLSRKRPVALSRVASEPFILPSAPQGLRAAIEHAAAEADVTLRVVAETNALSVQKELVAQGHGWTILPAVAVTQEIEQRSLSAAPLAPPGLRRTIVLAAPSSRQATAPVRCVVAVLLDCVKGTFEQGHWPDARWLG
- a CDS encoding SDR family NAD(P)-dependent oxidoreductase, translating into MSRNLKDKVAVVLGGTGGIGVTTAARFAEAGARVVVVGRSDLDAAQRLADTLPGDGHSAAVATITESATLAALADEVRARYGRADILVNAAGFTKPVRHADLDALTDDLIDEIMQVNWRGQFAAIRAFRALLDESGDGLVVNVSSIAGTTGNGSNVAYCAAKAGIDVMALSLGRALAPRIRVVNVSPGVVDTQFVPGRGDDFNEKAAATTPLRRIGAPDDVATAIVACATTLTFTTGATIVVDGGRRLN